ATAATCCAACCAACTCTAAGTACATATACTTTATATCGATTAGTTGCTctatgcaatgcaatgcaaggCAAGGTTATCGAGAGCCTCGATCTCTGTTGCTATTATTACATTATCTTTGTTTTAGGCACTTCGAGTGCAAGTTCGAGATCTCCAGTTTGAGTTCGGTAAAGGCAAGTTTTCTTTTCacggagtgtgtgtgtgtgcgtgtgtgtgtgtgtgtcgagaGACAATAAACGAGAAGAGAAATTAATTGGCTCCAAATTAAAAGACAAATAAGCATATCAGCCGTTTACCGTTGGCCCCCTCCCttcctctccccctccccggcTCCATCGACCGATTTACAGTTCTGCGAGAGAATCTCCGTTGACCGCATTTCTGTGGTCGAAATGTGAAGGGGGGTGTGGTGCGGTAGCGGGAGCGTCCATCATCTTTTTCTTGTTCGTAGCCGAGCGCCGCTTTGTTCGCACAGTTTCGATTTCATTTTCACCTGTTGCCGGGTAAAAGTGTGTGCCAGGCCAGGCACAATAGGCGGCTCGGCGATCAGCGGAGGCAGAGACGCGAAATGAGATTTTGTTATTACAGCCCGATGGAATTGATGTGGGCTTGACTGACTGCCTGATTGTCGGATTGTCGGATTGTCGGATAGTcggattgattgattgatcgaTTGTCGGCATTTCTTTAATTGGTGGCAGAGCAGGgaaagtgctgctgctgtttacCCACTGAACAATTGccaatgtaaatatttatcgcagcagctctgtctctgtgtacCCAATCGAAATGCGAAAGAATTATTGTGCGAATTGGAAAGTTCgggtttggttcggttcggttcggttcggttcggtttcggTGAAATTTGTCGGGGATCTATTAGTCGTCGTGGTCGATCTTGGTCTACTCAATGCGGCAGGCGAGCACACCTCCAGATCCTCGGCAGAAAGTTATCGCGTAAGCTATCGATAAACAGATAAACAGTTAGGCATACAAAATCGATCATTGGCTTTACAAGAATGTACTCTGACAAAtgcttttgattttctttatgtttattatacaaaaaaaagtcaTAGTCCCCCAAAAAAAGCTAATTTCGCGAGCGCCTTTCATACAAAATCAGTATTCCTTTTGGGGGTATTCCGCTGTGGCTCTCGCTTCGATTGTCTTTCGATTAATGGCTGAACAGCTTGTCTGTTATCAAAATTCACAGAGGGATGAGATCGATTTAGGCCTGCTTTTGATTAATGTAACATTATCTATTCTGtatttgagtttttttttgacattttttcCGCGGTAGCACAAATCGTAGAGTAAAGTTGATTGGAATAGACCTCCACTAAGTGCACCCCTGGCCATTAAAGTGCTTCATTCTGGGCCCGGTGATCGCTCAATTCATTTTGCAAGCCCATTGGACACACTGTGTCGCAGTGGGTCACTGCTGCAGCCTGATTTTCCTGCCACCACTGGGGTGACTCACGAGGCTACAAAGCAGGCCTGGCAACAAACCGTCCCGTCCACTGTCCAAGCGTCAGGCAGCGCAGCCACCAAAATTTGCAATGTTAAAATGGACCCCCCGGGGGCCACTGATCGAATGGATCAGAGAGCaggccaggtccaggtccaagtCCAGGTCCAAGTCCAGGTCCAAGTCCAGGTCCAGGGAAATTGGCCGCCTGGCCgtttattaaatttcaatttgtttatgGCTTCTTTTCGTGGCCGCACATTTGCGGCCATTTCACGTATTCGAACAATTTTCGGCTGCCCCATTGGCCGGGGGCGTCAGGTTAAGTGCGATCTGGCCCCGGATACGTTCAGTCATCAGTCATCGGTGCTCAGTACCCCGATCCCCCCAACGCTCCAAACGCCGCGCTAATGACGCACATCGACATCTTTATTACTCCGATGGGCTCCTTTGACCAAAAACATAAGGGGAAAGGCCTTTATCAATTGATATTTAACATACGAATTGGGCTgagaacgacgacgacgacgacgacgaccacgaccacgtcGCGGAGGATAATGTGATCGACCGCGACGGCGACCGCGTGCACTTAATGTTCCTGTGTCGCCCCACAGAAAAAGCGCTCGGGAATTCAAAAGGGGCGAAGTCAGGGGCAGGAATATAGGAAGATTATGCGAGTACTCGAAAGAAGAGGACAGGAATTCAGGTTAACCGTAAGCGGAGAGCGAATGGAAGCTTTCGGGTGAATGTGTAGCTATAATTGgcatcgatcgatcgatcgactAACGAAACATCCGTAGAGTGCGGTCGATGGAAGAGGATCGAAAAGGACTGTGAAGCGTTTGCCTGGGTACTCGTAAAAGTTATCAAACATCCATTTGGATGGAAAGGAAATTAAGGGAGAGAAATGCACGAAAGTTATCAATAGAAGAGATGAATATTATTGATGAACGAGCTATGTACCTAAGCACATACTAGAatacataatcataatcatctTAATCGATAAACGGGAGATGTCGTATAAGAAGCAGCTCCAACTGTTCCAGTCGTCAGGATCATTGAACTCCCAATTCCATGAATATCATTATTTAACGACTTGGAACGATGGAGAAAATGGAATCTGATTAGCCCCAAAAGATCTTGTAGATCTACGATCAACACGCAACAGTACGAGTATGTCTATCCGGCCATCTATCGTTTACCATTTAGCTCATTTGGTAACCAAAAAACCAGTAACCAGGCGATCGCTTGCAATGAGATCAGGAGTACCTACATTCGATCGATCGATCATCGAAATTGCCGCAATTTAGTGTGTCTCACTTTATTTTGGATCACGATTTGCGGCTGTTTCAACCTGCGGCCCTCGTGCCTCGTTCCTCGTTCCTGTTCGGTCAGAGCCGCGTGATGGACAGGCACAGAGCCCGACAAGCCAACTATATAATCGTAATGGAGATCGGAGTCGAGATCGCACTTGGCATTAGCAGCCAGTCAACAGTTGCAATTGCCGACGGGTCCGTCTTGGTCTGGTTGGGTTTGCATTTGCCACTGGCCGCCCACGCGAACTGTGCGATACAGTGGGGTGAAAGCGATCAGTGCAACGGTGGATCATCAATTAGTATTTGCACGGAAATTGGGGTACAATTGTCTTCGGGGGAATTCAAGTTCAGTTTGCCCATTCGTAGCCCACTGTGCCTATGGCTTAGTAAGCCAGttcgaaagagagagaggagagataAGACCCCATCGTACTCTCCCTCGCGATAGTGATTGTAGCAAACAAATCATTGGGGTAGTCCCACCGAGCACCTTCCCCTTTTGAAGCGCAACCGAAACCCAATAATATTCAATACTCTTTCGCCTCGTTGCAGATCCGATCGCCACGCCCACAGCACCAGCATGTGGAGCCCACAAAAAGGTCCTACACGGCTGTGGGACCTTAGACTTAGTAgctgtatatttattttacacTTAATGGTAAgtacaacaaaacacaaccACAGAAATTACTCGGCTCTTATCACCAAAACtgtatacatactcgtactggtATAGAATTAATTACAAAGTAAAGTTTAATTTGCCGACCTTGGCCTGGGGAACAGCGAATAATCTCCACCGATCTTATCTCAATGAACATAGCAATTATTTCCAAGCAATACATTTTCTCTAAACTGGCTCTAGAACAATGAGACTGCAGGTGTTAATGAAGGCGGTAAAATTATAAGCGTGTTTAGTAAAATTGGTAGAAAGATTCCTCTCTAAGAAGTCTGCTGAGGGAGACTGATTCGCTTTTACATATCTACAAAATGTACTGTATCAGTTATCTCTCAGAATGTAATCGAAACTTAGGTTTGTTTAATATCAGGATTGCATACACGTAGATAGGTGCCAGAGACCTTATACGGACTCTCCAATGGGCTTGATGATCATCTCGTGGATCTGGACATTGGGTGGTGTCTGAATGCAGTAGGAGACGGCATCGGCAATGTCCTCTGAGCGCAGCATGGGCAGACCGGGCAGTAGTTCGAGGACCCTCTTGTCGAGAATCTCCGTATCGACGGCGCCGGGACTCACGCTCTGGGGACGGATGAGGAAGAGCTTCGGTTAGAGGCAAGCGGCAATTCGAGGGTAACTGAAACTCACCGTGATCTTGGTCTGGGTCTTCTTGTTGAGGAACTCCTGGCGCAGCACCTCGGTCAGCGCAGTCACGGCATGCTTGGAGGGGGCATACATGCCCAGGCTGAAGCTCGTAACCGGTGTTTGGTGTCCGAGCACGCTGTTGATGATCACCACGTGTCCGTCGAGGACATTGCGCCGCTGCTGAGAGCGGAAGGCCTCGCGCGTGCACCAGGCCACGCCCAGCACATTGGTGTCGAGGATGGCCCTCAGATCGGGGCCGTTGCCCTCCTTGACGATATCCGCCGCGTGCCGCAAGATGCCGGCATTGTTCACGAGAACGTCGGCTCCCCCCAACGTGGCATCGATCCAGGCGAAGGTGTCGACAACGTCCTGTTCCTGGCTGACGTCACACTTGCGGCCATGGAAGCGGGCGGACTGCTCGGACGGCAGCGCTGCCTTCAGCTCCTTCAGCCGCTCCTCACGGCGAGCCAGACCCACCACGACCATGCCCTTGGCCACCAGATCCCTGCAGCATGCGGCTCCAATCCCCGAGCTGGCTCCGGTGACGACAGCAACGCGATTTTGCCAGCGATCCATTACGACTACTACGAATGTTTAGTTTATTTCTGAATAAGAACCGAGCAATCCCTTATACGGGAGCGTGATTCAGATGGTTCTGCGTAGCAAACTGATTAGCCACCCGGCACCGGTTAGTCTTTTATAGGCTTCCCCGACGAGCTCCATTCACGAATACAaggtacgagtacgagttcgACTATAATCTTAGAACGTAGACGCCgatggagaaagagagagagaatcaaAACGCTTCTAACCATGACTCTTGGAAAAGCCATATAATTATCTATCTACTCGTATTCCCGAATGCTATTTTGCAGGTTGGCCACGCGAATCTGTGCCAGCTGATAGAATTTCTAGCATTGCTAGCAGTTCTTTCGTGGTTTATCATTGTAGATCAGCAGAAATATTTGAAAGACGGCGTGCGTCGGCACGGTGACCAAATCGTTGCACAGGTTCTCGAAATTAAGTCGAAATACTGATTGGAATGGAGAGGAATGGATAGTTGCAGTTAGAGCAATGTTATAGTCATTattatattcatttattatgCATTCGAATAAATGAAAAAGCAGTACGACAGAATGAAAGACTAGCGCTTACCCCCCCGGCAGATCGATGGTTCCTATGACAGTTATTTGATATCGCTAGATAGATTTTTGTTAAGTTATTAACGATAAGATAAGGATTGTTTTGGATAGATTACTATTGGATATAAGGGGCTGCGAATGTTGCATTAAATTCATCCTGCATGATAGTAGAATCCATAGTAGTCGTAAAAACACAGCCATGCTCATGTCTCTTTAATGCTTTCGATCCTTACGAATCCTACCCTTTACTCAGATTCACGAAGAGCCCAGTGGAAGCACTGCGGATTCAAATCAGCAAGCCTTGTTCGCAGTCTCTGAAGTGAGTCGAGACATGCTACGGAGTTCGTGTGCCTTCGGCTGTGCCCATTTCAaggaatatttttgtttttttttggtgaaaaACATTTTCGTGCAATATCTGATATTTATTTTCGTTCAGTGTAAGGCATGGTAATCTCTACGGGCATTCAATTATTGCTGCCAGCTCACTGACTGGCTACGAGCCTAGGCCAAATGATTTGGTGAGCTGGCCAGAAGAGAGCTTTGTCTGTGTCTCCTGCGCCTGCATCTTCGTCTGGCACTGAGATGCCAGACAACGTGGCACCGCTTCATGCTTCATATAGGGGCAGGTAAACGCACTGCTCATACGTGCAACATGTTGCTTGGCAGGTGCAGTAACCATTAGTGGAAGGAACTGTCGAGGGGCGAtctatgtgtatgtatgtatgtatgtatacgtaTATGGATGTgtatgaaaatgcaaattccatTTGCAATTTGCTCAGATTTGAGCCGATCGATCCTCGCAACCAGACGGAATCTCTAGCAGTATTTGGCAAGGCAGTTTGGCCAAGTATCAGTATGCAAATGTCGGGCTGGGGAGCTGAGTGGAGTGGATGGGAAGAGGCGATGGGGGGGATCCCCAGGAGATCGGGACAGACCAGTTTCTAAAGCGCGGCCAAACGGATGCGGACCAGGTGGAATTCGCTTTCTCATTTCGATTGGCCTTTATTGGCCATGGCCgaggggctgctgctgcggcctgctgcctgctgcctgggcCAGAGACTGGatttccgtttcgtttttattggCAACACGTTTGCCAGGTGCCAGTCGGGAACCGTTAGATGCCACCCACAAGGCTAGAGATGGAACTTGAGCTGGAGAAGCAGATGGAGATGGTCAGAGATGAGTATGGGCTAGGATAGGACGGAGATGGCAGGATCAGTTGGCAGATGAAATTGTACGAAAGAAATACCTAAATATAACTGTTGGAATACGGGGTGGAATACGGTACAGCTGGATGGGGGATAGAAAGAACAGATCCAATCAATTATGGAAGAGACACGCCACGAGAGGGAGTGGCTCGAATTCGGCATGGAAATGGATAGAAGGGTACCTAAGATGGAATGAGTGTGGGCGTTGAGCCTTGGATTGAGAATGATAGGCAGATTTGAGGTTGAATGAGAATCAGAGTCCAATGAATGTTTTGTATGAGTCGATATTAGCCACGTACCATTGCCAATTACTGACCATTATTGCTACATGCACCTTCCACTCTTGCAGTTTAGTTTAGTCATAGCTGGTAATGAACTGTGGCCTATGGACCGGCCTGACGGAATGCCCAACATTGTCTCCCTGGAGGTGATGTGCGGCAAGGATCACATGGATGTTCATCTAACATTCTCGCATCCGTTTGAGGGAATTGTTAGCTCCAAAGGTGCGTATCCTCCTAAAAATCTTGCACTGATACGAGTACTAATCCCCACTCTGATCACGTTAGGACAACACAGCGATCCGCGTTGTGTGTATGTGCCGCCCTCAACGGGCAAGACATTCTTCTCGTTCCGCATCTCGTATTCACGATGCGGCACCAAACCGGATCTCAACGGACAGTTCTACGAGAATACGGTGAGACTGCAATCGATAATGATCCACAATACATCCCAAACATCCCCCAttctccatcctccatccccCTCGAAGTGTTGAGCCAAACTAAAGATCACTTTTGTCCATCACATCACAGGTAGTCGTGCAATACGACAAGGACCTGCTGGAGGTCTGGGACGAGGCGAAGCGGCTGCGTTGCGAGTGGTTCAACGACTACGAGAAGACCGCCTCCAAGCCCCCGATGGTGATTGCTGATCTGGATGTGATCCAGCTCGATTTCCGCGGTAAGTCGGCCAGGCAATCCATTCAGTCGGATCCGCTTTTGATCCATATCTATATCCAATATCTTCCGCGCAGGTGATAATGTCGACTGCTGGATGGAGATTCAGCATGGCAAGGGTCCCTGGGCGCCGCCAGTGAGCGGCATTGTGCCCCTGGGATCGACGCTGACCCTCGTCGTGGCCATCAACGACTACCGCGGTAAGCCCAAGAATATTTTGACCCGACCAATCAGTATCTTATGCTCGTATCTTTTATCTTTCAGGCGAGTTCGATATGCGCGTTAAGTCCTGCTTGGCCTCGGACGGCTCTGGGCATGTGATCAACCTTTCGGATGAGTTCGGCTGCGTGCTGCGGCCCAAGATGATCTCACGCTTCCTGAAGGCCCGCGCCCCCGACGAGAGGGCCACCGTCATCACGTACGCGTTCTTCCACGCCTTTAAGTTCCCGGACGCGCTGAGCGTGCACATCAAGTGCAAGGTGGAGATCTGTCGCCACGGCTGCCTCGACCACTGCCAGAACTCGGGCGTGGCGGGAGCCGGCGGTGAGggcggtctcggtctcggcctcggcctgggCCACGGAGTGACCAACGCCAACGAGCGCAAGGATGTTCACATGGGGGATGCgatgggcagcagcagcaccaacgaTCTGCTCCGGGATCTGTCCCTGCCTCCGCCCCAG
The sequence above is a segment of the Drosophila pseudoobscura strain MV-25-SWS-2005 chromosome X, UCI_Dpse_MV25, whole genome shotgun sequence genome. Coding sequences within it:
- the LOC4815876 gene encoding farnesol dehydrogenase, whose product is MDRWQNRVAVVTGASSGIGAACCRDLVAKGMVVVGLARREERLKELKAALPSEQSARFHGRKCDVSQEQDVVDTFAWIDATLGGADVLVNNAGILRHAADIVKEGNGPDLRAILDTNVLGVAWCTREAFRSQQRRNVLDGHVVIINSVLGHQTPVTSFSLGMYAPSKHAVTALTEVLRQEFLNKKTQTKITSVSPGAVDTEILDKRVLELLPGLPMLRSEDIADAVSYCIQTPPNVQIHEMIIKPIGESV
- the m gene encoding uncharacterized protein m, with product MWSPQKGPTRLWDLRLSSCIFILHLMFSLVIAGNELWPMDRPDGMPNIVSLEVMCGKDHMDVHLTFSHPFEGIVSSKGQHSDPRCVYVPPSTGKTFFSFRISYSRCGTKPDLNGQFYENTVVVQYDKDLLEVWDEAKRLRCEWFNDYEKTASKPPMVIADLDVIQLDFRGDNVDCWMEIQHGKGPWAPPVSGIVPLGSTLTLVVAINDYRGEFDMRVKSCLASDGSGHVINLSDEFGCVLRPKMISRFLKARAPDERATVITYAFFHAFKFPDALSVHIKCKVEICRHGCLDHCQNSGVAGAGGEGGLGLGLGLGHGVTNANERKDVHMGDAMGSSSTNDLLRDLSLPPPQHGMGMGMGMGMGLGMGPGVDHDIFYEDIIHDQKQTIGGQGVGGVGMGAGADYGGAHEKSANLQPRPVHEDQEEADLSDLFGDDDLADLADMDGGDGERYLGLKKSGKFPHGPRQLEAQKRMGVPMAGPRSLEPRNDDEDVPRPVYRPQAEPLKQSREDHIDLDVEEPDEKAAAPGADAASSSSTTTSSTTEAPENPRRRRRRSLVISDRKVRSADVGVSGLYDVISEADLAFSPDSKQEAVTVFQGKISEEVVYGICMPVPGFSILFIVVISATIVSALVAGSLLYRYQLQKEALDKQTPMPVPGTLASWMTLRLFRLRHMQQQQQQQQEQVRQQSPVVGHETVQ